The Brassica oleracea var. oleracea cultivar TO1000 unplaced genomic scaffold, BOL UnpScaffold01167, whole genome shotgun sequence genomic sequence taatgattacgacgtatttctcattccacgtacattcgtcgtaaactacATTCATCGTAAACTTACAtgaagtttacgacgaaatcagttcgtcgtaaatttacatggcgtttacgacgaaagttatattcttcgtaatttcgttgtaaagaccatgtaaatttacgacgaaatatttccgtcgtaaatgttcgttgttacgggcacgttttcttgtagtgcttgaGTATCAACGCATGCAAACTCAATATAAACTGACTACTCTTAaagcaaattaaaaatgatCGGGTAATGAATATCTAGCATGTTActgatctggaaaaaaaaaaaaaatctactttgAAACACAGATATTTTGTAGTGAAAAGATATTCACCTTACTGCAGCGTTCCAAGCCACCAAAAAATGGTCGTGCCATAATGAAAATATCACGTAGCTTAAGCTGCCTTCTGTTTGACAGCCCAAAGAATGAAAAACCTGCTCTCGAAATTACTTCCAGAAATTCAgactttgaaaatttaattatattattaaaataaaaatcaaaaagagtAACCCCAAagttgtttcattgttttattcaatacaaaaaaaaatcggtaTATATATATCGAGAAACTCGCACCAGAATGATGACAACCATTAATcgtgctctgtttttttttcagatatttaatcCTTACGTTTGATTCAATGGAGTGGGTTCGAGGATAAACAATTGGATACGGAAGCTTCTCTACAGTCACTCTAGCCACGCCGACTGATAACGACTCCGGCGAGTTCCCACCGTTGATGGCCGTGAAGTCATCAGATTCATACGCTCGCCAACGAGAAATCGGTTTAGGATAAACTCGGAGGCGACTGCGACGAGATCGTACGGTGCTACGGGGAGAATCGGACGGTCGAAAACGGCGATGAGATGTATAACTTGTTCTTGGAATACGCTTCGAGAGGAAGCTTAGGGAGCAATCTCAAGAAACTTAACGGCGAAGGTCTACCGGAAGCTACCGTGCGCCGCTACACAGGATCGGTGCTTCGTGGTCTACGACACATACACGCCAACGGATTCGCACACTGTGATTTAAAACTCAGGAATATTCTGTTGTGCGGTGACGGCGCCGTTAAGATTGCTGATTTCGGACTGGCGAAGAGAACGGAAGAAGTAACGGCGTCATCAGGGGTGCAGATTAGAGGTATGCCGTTGTATATGGCGCCGGAATCCGTTAACGATAACGAGTACGGATCAGAAGCTGACGTGTGGGCTTTAGGATGCGCCGTTGTTGAGATGTTTATCGGCGAAACGGCGTGGAGTTTTAAGGAAGGATCGCACTTCATGTCGTTGTTGATACGCATGGTGTCAGAaaggaacttccgaggattccCGAGGACTTGTCGGGACAAGGGAGAGACTTTTTGTCAAAGTGCTTTGTTAAAGATCCCAAGAAGAGATGGACCGCTGAGATGCTTCTAAACCATCCATTCATAGCCGTCGATCTTGATCCCGATGATTTGGAAGAAACTGATATTCACTTGAAAACAGAGGACGTGTCCACATCGCCGAGAGATGCCCATTCGAATTCGCCGATTGGGTTTCTGCTTCCTCCGATTCAGAAACGCAGTATCGACCTTTCGATTCGCTGGATGAGAGGATTGCGAGTCTGGCGACTGATTTGATCCCTGATTGGTCTGTCACCAGTAACTGGGTCACCGTACGGTGACGGCAGTTGTTAAAAAAACAGCGGACCAAAACAGAGTTGCACTGAAAGGTCAAGACTTAAGGCCATCTTTAACCCTAAAACCCTTTTTGAGATccttaagaaaattttaataataaattaaacctTAAGTGGGGTTAAGGATCTCTGTTAAGAAACTTCCATTTTTAGCGGTCCAATGGAGGTTTCTTAATtcgaggttcttaaaaaaattaataattttttttaataaaatttatttattaaataaaatatattaaaagataacatttaaaacatagatttaaaaaaaacagcaTCTCTGTAAGAAGCTTACTCTTCagtgcttcttctttttcagaaaGTGGTTCTTTTTTTGTAATGAGACTGTCAAGCAGTCTcattttggaaactctctctgtCAAGACAAGGTCTTTCTCTTTAATTGAGCACAACTTGCCAAACTTCTCATCAGCCTCCTTATCTACTATTGGTTTCTTTGCAGAAGCTGCTTTCGCAGCCTTAACACCAGCAGGCCGTTTGGTAGGTAGATCATCGACATTGATAGTAGCTTGAGAGCTTTCTGTTTCTGCTCCATCCTCGCATTTTCTCTTCTTAGCGCTTCCACCAAGCTTACTACTAGCATGctcacaccatttctggtcatagCGGAGCTCCTCCCAAGCATGGTGAAGGTTGAATTTAATCTTCTGATCATTGAAGAAAATTTCATGTGCGAGTTTCACAACATCACTCTCACTCTGACCACTTGTTTTCTGTCTTGTCGCAGCCGCATAGGAACCACAGAACTTGCAGACAAGATCGTTGATCTTCTGCCACCTTTGCTTGCATTGAAGAGCTCCTCGCTTATCTCCACTTTCCACCTTCGGACTAGCTGCATAGTAGGCTGCAATGCGGTTCCAGAATGTGCCTGCTTTCTGCTCATTGCTCACGACAGGATCCTTACTGGTGTTTAACCAGGCGCTTATGAGCACAAGATCATCAGAAGGagtccatttctttctttctttgcgcTGTGTAGATGACTCTTCACAGAAACTTGAAGTTTCTGTACATTGAGTGCTGAAGACAGGGACTTGTGATGAGCTCTCCCAAGGAAACGATTGAGGAATGACACTATCTTGTTGACTGGTCAGAAGGTCAACAAAATTCGTGTGATCCATACTGTAATACGGAAGAGcagagagaaggaagaaaaaagaatatgaaaagaaagagCAGAAGCTTTTGTTGGAATATGAAAAGATAGAACAAAAGATTTATAGATGAAAAGAGAAGATGCGGTTAGATACGGGAGAGTAATTGTCTTTACTCTTTCTCAAGAGAAGATTTGAGCTGAGAAGACATGTAACTACCATATTTATTACCTAACCACATCCTATTACAACACTAAAACAAGCATTCATCACAAAGCATTCATTAAACTAACCACTTGCGGCAAGCATTCATCACTCTACCTACTAACCACTAACCCAAGCATTCATCCTAACTCTAACAAGCATTCATCAGTCGCAAGCAAGAAATTAAAGTCGATTTTTGCACACATACCTCACCCACAGTTTGCACTGAACTTCAAAAAAGAACTCCTTCCGATTGTGACTTCAGTCGGAGGACCTCATGTCCAGAGCTCAAACTCCCTGTCATAATTAACAAGACAATCAACTTAAGATCAAACAATATGATAGTCTAAACCAGTTTGCTAGCTAACAATTAAATTGAAAACACAAGAATGAAGTGAGAAAGTTAGTACATACACGGGAAGTCATGGGTTTGAACCATTCTTCACTCGGAGAAGACGAGAACCGACAGAGCAGATGCGGTGGGCTCCGAGAGAGTAGTCGATTGTGGTGGGTTTCGATCCATCTTCTAACGGAGACAAGTCAGAGGAGTCGCGGTTAGGAGACAAGACGGAGGAGTAAGAGGAGTCGCGGTGAGGAGACAAGACGGAGGAGTCAGAGGAGTCACGGTGAGGAGTCTTCGTGAGGAGACAAGACGGAGGAGTCAGAGGAGTCACGGTGAGGAGTCTTCGTGAGGAGACAAGACGGAGGAGTCAGAGGAGTCACGGTGAGGAGTCTTCGTGAGGAGACAAGACGGAGGAGTCAGAGGAGTCACGGTGAGGAGTCTTCGTGAGGAGACAAGACGGAGGAGTCAGAGGAGTCACGGTGAGGAGTCTTCGTGAGGAGACAAGACGGAGGAGTCAGAGGAGTCACGGTGAGGAGTCTTCGTGAGGAGACAAGACGGAGGAGTCAGAGGAGTCACGGTGAGGAGTCTTCGTGAGGAGACAAGACGGAGGAGTCAGAGGAGTCACGGTGAGGAGTCTTCGTGAGGAGACAAGACGGAGGAGTCAGAGGAGTCACGGTGAGGAGTCTTCGTGAGGAGACAAGACGGAGGAGTCAAAGGAGTCGCGGTGAGGAGACAAGACGGAGGAGTCGCGGTGAGGAACGAGAGAGGCGTCGATTGTGATGGATTTTAGACCCTTCTTCCGACGGAGAAAACAAGACAAGACGGAGGAGCCGCGCTGAGGACCGAGAGAGTCGTCGTCCGTGGTGGGTTTCGATCCTTCTAATCACGGCAAAGATGGAGGAGCCGTCGAGTGGACCGACAGAATCGTCGTTTCCATCGTCGGTTTCGATCAGTCTCTTCTCGCGgagaaaacaagaacaaaacaagaacgaaaacaagaaagaaagaaataaaagaaaaagaaaaaaaatacaaataaatgagTAGCTGACACGTGTTTTAAAAACCCTTGATATTTTCGGTCACCAAATCAACCCACTAAGGATCGATTATCTAGcatttatttgttttccatttaattaaatcaacatTAATGCTTAAGGATCTTGTTAAGGACCACAAATATGAAGCGTTAAAGATGGTCTAAGAGCATCAACAATGCCAATATTCTGAGCTCCATAACCAaggtaagtttttaaattattttattttatttattttttttagtttaaaaaagaaaaagtcaatCTTGGGTTTCCACGTGGCGATGGGACCTGCGCACAGTAACGAATCGGTGGAAGATTAGTCTTTAACTAATGATTAATTTGGCACCTATTCTTAAATTTAAAGGGTCCAGCAGATTATTATAATAACTTTAATggtaaaaattttgttaaaaatcagCATTGGAGGTGGtctaaaaaacttttaaaaaaaaaaattcttagtcAGATCCaacaattttgattaatttattcgTATAATTGTTTGTCAATAGAAAGAAAAGCTTTTTTTTcactattaatattattaaacaaagTTTACAACGTGGAACAAGATCCATCATACCCATCTAAACTTAAAGCCCGAAGGCTACACAATAATTACATAAGAGGGCCAACATAAGGCTAGACAACAGCCCAATAGAGAACTCGGAAACTATCCGACTCGACACCACGTGTACGAAGAGGAGACACGCGTCGAGAAAGGAAAACACCAACTCCGTTCACTGACTTGAAGGTCGTCACCGGAAATCAATCGGCAGCCACCGGAAACCAACCGGAACATGATGCACAGATGATTTCAACCAATAACGATGCAAGCAGGAATTAGAGCGAGAACCACCATCGCTTGAAGGAAGAAAAAGATTCAGCCACATGCAATCGATCAGATTCAACAAATACAGAAAAcgataaaagaaatataaaagcCGGATTAACCAGCGAGGAGCCAGCTGTCAACCCCTCTGACGCCGGAGACCAAAGCCGGACAAGCGACGCTGGAGGAGCCATCGTTTCCGGAGACAAAGCCCATTCACACGGGAGTCGTAACGCCGACTGAAGTTACGATTGATAACaaaccgtctctctctctaaaagattttgaagagataagagagagaacTCGACTATAGTGTGTGTAGACACCACTTCTTGTATTTTTGAGCTAtagtatatgaaaatattaaatttgttttcgtGATCTTAGTCCATGAATGTTAGCACAATTATCGCAGGCTCTTAGTGGGCTTCTaataggcctgggcattcgggtcgtcggatcggattcgggtcgggtattttcgGGTCTAAGAGTTTAGGACCCGATAGggtaatttcatattttgtgtttttatggATACCGTTCTtactcgaagggtattttggtcttcttgcagatttctcgtcaacatggctctgataccaattaaagttgcaAGAACATAGAAGATTACAAGAACTAACTCTTTTTATTAGACTTAGAAACTCTCTTAAAACTAAAtcaatgtgtttttctttttatgcgTTCTTCGAAAGCCTTCAATCTTCCAACAATGTCTTTGAATCCCGTTGAATTTAGATGTAACACTTGTTATAACGAAGATACGATGTGAATGAACTTTTTTCTTGGAAGTcccttcaaaaacttttttaccATCTTCGATTCTTCCATTATCTCTCCTAACGCGGCTGCTCTCGATGCTAAGCCTGAAAGTTTCCTACATAGTCATCCACTGTGTCTTTGTCTGCCATCTTCAATTTGTTGAACTCAGACATCAAATTCTGTAACCTTGCTTCTCCATGCGATCAGCACCTAGGTTATAGGATTTGATAGCTTCCCAAATCTTCTTTGATGTATCATGTTCACCTATCTTAAGTATTAACGCCCCCGAGACTGATTGAAAGAGTAGAGCAAtcgccatattgttcttctttgcatcaTCACTCCCTGGATCAATCGTATCCCAAACTTCGTATAAATTGTGTGTCCTTTTTCATCTCAAACTTTATCACGGGCTTGAGAATTTTTATCGTCTCATGTTTTGATCGAATTATAACTCCTCTTGTAAACGATTTTTGAACCatggagctctgataccaattgttggaatTTATTAAATCCATGTCCAactttatattgtttgtttagaCGATATTGTCCAATTTGGACCTTAGGCAAGCCCGTatggttttacttttggtttccttcccaaaaatcctcgtactaattagagttggacatcgcttttatatattagacactctttgtctaattctccaatgtgagACTTAGTTTGATATTTCACAACATTGTAGCTTTGCTTCTCGTTTTTCTTGCTGAACATTAGTCTCTTTGGCTCTGTCACAATGTTTATCCCTTCAAGCCTCTCATTCTCACGCTATAGCTTATCTTTGCTTCCCCCACGTTTGTCAACATTCTTTGAATAATCTTGGGACCTTGTGATACAGATCACGAAAACCAATCTAGATAGGCAACATcgttgtaaaatgacgaaaggggattTGGTTTTCTGCTATCGATTTGtatactattgactctccataaatGATTTCactttctacctctataaaattgtgctttcgcTTCGTTTCTGTTtcactgatatgagttttgtttcttgtttttaaatTCTTCTGTGAATTCgatgaattacataagtgtcaatttaaaaagatgaacatctttaaaaattagtttcactccagatgCATATCTAAGtgcatatctaagaatcaattttttgtagaaaatcaccggcaaactctattcacatgttagtgttcaaatctaatatatcaagctgttatagaatataagtgcagactcgaaatataaatatttgtctaATATATATTCGTcagttcggtctaaaaatcatttaattctagaacaacaaaacatataacttattttattaacctacgcttttgaggtttagttacttaagggtatattgataaatataatactttaccattctattctagtatatgtaaactatttataaactaagaaatgtttgatttattaaatgataaacaagaaaacttataataaatagttcaaatatcgcattcttacaattataatagctagatatgGTATTAAGAAGAAACacatattagacgaatgatcaaatctctcattatTCGAACAAACTCACAAGGAGGTGATtagaatcttgtcatgatatttcattaaaaactttttagaaataaaaaacaagaccaaatatttaatttgaatgaattaatatatatatattttaaaaatcacttcgatttgaagaagtatatttttaggtttgtcaggatcaaataacattttagaaaccacctattaaaaaataattttcattcataaaagtatatacattagagtaaggACATGAATAAAAACCAATACCTTTtctttatttacaatcatgtttttggcagagtctacatgagtctTCTTtgtttgctgacaaaaaaaaaaaaaaatacaaccatGTTTTTGGTaagtaaatcaaaacaatcatgtTATTTACTTTacatggtatataattaaattttagtgatattgacatatatatatagtatactttaatataaatatttattattttcacttcctagtcatatagttttattaacatttgtatatttgctgtaacaaaaaaataaaccattaatcacaaaacttttaatgtgagatttattaatacaattttcaaaattatactattaagatctgaataatttttcaatgaaaattttgaaatcaacatatttatatatttttatatagtatataattttatttaaatgatattaatatattaatatatatatatatatatatatatatatatatatatatatataatatgaatatatattaataagacttcatattcatacaatTTATGATCATGTGTATcatgtttgaacaaaaaaaattaaatcattgatcacaaaatttttcattgtgagacttttacctttttttagtaatttatagtcgttttaaaaattcaaaatataacatataagaaaatatctattattgataatcattaattttcatatatatgttaatcatataaggtaatttcatagcttttatttaaggaaaaattagaaatattcttttgtacactaataatcaatttgatagttagtttaacaaaagtataatatgtatttatatagaCCGACTTagttttctaaggattctaagaatcattctagtgatgacacgtggttacgaaaacatgttgtaatgttcAAGAATTAATATATGGGGGATaattgattttgtaatttaatatataaaagtgatagtaataataataatcagatTTCTTACCCAAAATAAAAATGCAGTTTTGGATAtgttattaaacttttttaa encodes the following:
- the LOC106320994 gene encoding glutathione S-transferase T3-like, with translation MDHTNFVDLLTSQQDSVIPQSFPWESSSQVPVFSTQCTETSSFCEESSTQRKERKKWTPSDDLVLISAWLNTSKDPVVSNEQKAGTFWNRIAAYYAASPKVESGDKRGALQCKQRWQKINDLVCKFCGSYAAATRQKTSGQSESDVVKLAHEIFFNDQKIKFNLHHAWEELRYDQKWCEHASSKLGGSAKKRKCEDGAETESSQATINVDDLPTKRPAGVKAAKAASAKKPIVDKEADEKFGKLCSIKEKDLVLTERVSKMRLLDSLITKKEPLSEKEEALKKILNPT